A part of Silurus meridionalis isolate SWU-2019-XX chromosome 18, ASM1480568v1, whole genome shotgun sequence genomic DNA contains:
- the kcnf1a gene encoding potassium voltage-gated channel subfamily F member 1a, translated as MWATSRRTRSEASDDAEIAVNVGGARHVLCASLLERYPETRLARLTTRTAADGSRDLERLCDDYDAATREFFFDRDPDAFRCIAEVYQYGEVHMAKGTCPVRFSKEMEFWGVDMDLLDECCKSNLKEAEDELSEIAEKVRAILDDIEGSPTSGKCRTFLWRLMEKPESSWAARTIALLSFLFVLLSSVVMCVGTVPELHEQDEDGNRIENPSLEAIETACIIWFTLEYFLRLAAAPSKLHFAFSFMNVVDFLAIAPFYVLLLLSYLGTAVLQLATVQQAVQALRVMRVARVFKLARHSSGLQTLTYALRSSCKELGLLLMYMGIGIFLFSALGYTVEQSHPETMFTSIPQSFWWAIITMTTVGYGDIYPKTTLGRCNAAVSFLCGVIAIALPIHPIINNFVIFYSKQRVLETAAKHEIELMALRSKEGDPVDAAGLEFQQSSQFMGDRLPWDCSSLTGHRDGHVPLLEDAGQHVEFPITMKSSSSQSQI; from the coding sequence ATGTGGGCGACCTCGAGAAGGACGCGGTCGGAGGCGAGCGACGACGCGGAGATCGCGGTGAACGTGGGCGGCGCGCGGCACGTCCTGTGCGCCAGCCTGCTCGAGCGCTACCCGGAGACGCGCCTCGCGCGCCTCACCACGCGCACCGCCGCCGACGGCTCGCGCGACCTCGAGCGGCTCTGCGACGACTACGACGCGGCGACGCGCGAGTTCTTCTTTGACCGCGACCCGGACGCGTTCCGGTGCATCGCCGAGGTGTACCAGTACGGCGAAGTGCACATGGCCAAGGGCACGTGCCCGGTGCGCTTCAGCAAGGAGATGGAGTTCTGGGGAGTCGACATGGACCTGCTGGACGAGTGCTGCAAGAGCAACCTGAAGGAAGCCGAGGACGAGCTTTCGGAGATCGCAGAGAAGGTCCGCGCCATCCTGGACGACATAGAGGGAAGCCCTACGAGCGGAAAGTGCAGGACATTTCTGTGGAGGCTCATGGAGAAACCGGAGTCATCCTGGGCGGCACGTACCATTGCGCTTCTTTCGTTTCTCTTCGTGCTCCTGTCGTCTGTGGTGATGTGCGTGGGCACTGTGCCTGAGCTCCATGAGCAGGACGAGGATGGAAATCGGATTGAGAATCCAAGCCTGGAAGCCATTGAGACAGCCTGCATCATCTGGTTTACGCTGGAATACTTTCTGCGCTTAGCCGCAGCGCCCAGCAAGTTGCATTTCGCCTTCTCCTTTATGAACGTGGTGGACTTTCTGGCTATTGCACCTTTCTACGTGCTCCTGCTGCTGTCCTACCTGGGCACCGCTGTGTTGCAGCTGGCCACCGTGCAGCAGGCGGTGCAGGCGCTCCGTGTGATGCGTGTGGCACGCGTCTTCAAGCTGGCACGCCACTCCTCAGGCCTGCAGACCCTCACCTACGCCCTCAGGAGCAGCTGCAAGGAGCTCGGCCTGCTTCTCATGTACATGGGGATCGGCATCTTCCTGTTCTCAGCACTGGGCTACACGGTGGAGCAGAGCCACCCAGAGACCATGTTCACCAGTATCCCTCAGTCCTTCTGGTGGGCCATCATTACCATGACCACAGTGGGTTACGGAGATATCTACCCCAAGACCACTCTGGGCCGGTGCAACGCAGCCGTCAGCTTCCTGTGTGGTGTGATCGCCATCGCCTTACCCATCCACCCCATCATCAACAACTTCGTCATCTTCTACAGCAAGCAGCGTGTGCTCGAAACCGCAGCTAAGCATGAGATAGAGCTTATGGCACTACGCTCCAAGGAAGGAGATCCTGTGGATGCTGCTGGTTTGGAATTCCAGCAGTCAAGTCAATTCATGGGTGATCGATTGCCATGGGACTGTTCCAGTCTTACAGGACACAGAGATGGCCATGTTCCTTTACTCGAGGATGCTGGACAGCACGTGGAATTTCCCATCACAATGAAATCTTCATCAAGCCAAAGTCAAATATAG
- the erh gene encoding enhancer of rudimentary homolog isoform X1 has translation MEKSCEQLEKSHTILLVQPTKRPEGRTYADYESVNECMEGVCKMYEEHLKRMNPNSPSITYDISQLFDFIDDLADLSCLVYRADTQTYQPYNKDWIKEKIYVLLRRQAQQAGK, from the exons ATG GAGAAAAGCTGTGAACAACTTGAAAAG TCTCACACAATTCTGCTGGTTCAGCCGACCAAAAGACCGGAGGGAAGGACGTATGCTGATTACGAGTCGGTAAACGAGTGCATGGAGG GAGTGTGTAAGATGTACGAGGAGCATCTGAAGAGAATGAACCCCAACAGCCCGTCCATCACGTACGACATCAGCCAGCTGTTCGATTTCATCGACGACCTGGCCGACCTCAGCTGtttagt GTACCGAGCCGACACGCAGACCTACCAGCCTTACAACAAAGACTGGATCAAAGAGAAGATCTACGTCCTGCTCAGACGCCAGGCCCAGCAGGCAGGGAAATAG
- the erh gene encoding enhancer of rudimentary homolog isoform X2 — MSHTILLVQPTKRPEGRTYADYESVNECMEGVCKMYEEHLKRMNPNSPSITYDISQLFDFIDDLADLSCLVYRADTQTYQPYNKDWIKEKIYVLLRRQAQQAGK; from the exons ATG TCTCACACAATTCTGCTGGTTCAGCCGACCAAAAGACCGGAGGGAAGGACGTATGCTGATTACGAGTCGGTAAACGAGTGCATGGAGG GAGTGTGTAAGATGTACGAGGAGCATCTGAAGAGAATGAACCCCAACAGCCCGTCCATCACGTACGACATCAGCCAGCTGTTCGATTTCATCGACGACCTGGCCGACCTCAGCTGtttagt GTACCGAGCCGACACGCAGACCTACCAGCCTTACAACAAAGACTGGATCAAAGAGAAGATCTACGTCCTGCTCAGACGCCAGGCCCAGCAGGCAGGGAAATAG
- the smek1 gene encoding serine/threonine-protein phosphatase 4 regulatory subunit 3 isoform X1 produces the protein MTDTRRRVKVYTLNEDRQWDDRGTGHVSSGYVERLKGMSLLVRAESDGSLLLESKINPNTAYQKQQDTLIVWSEAENYDLALSFQEKAGCDEIWEKICQVQGKDPSVDITQELIDESEEERFEDMSSPGLELPPCELSRLEEVAELVASSLPSPLRREKLALALENEGYIRKLLELFRVCEDLENREGLHHLYDIVKGIFLLNRTALFEVMFSDECIMDVIGCLEFDPALPQPRRHREFLTTTARFKEVIPITDPELRQKIHQTYRVQYIQDMVLPTPSVFEENMLSTLHSFIFFNKVEIVGMLQDDEKFLTELFAQLTDEATDDDKRQELVNFLKEFCAFSQTLQPQNRDAFFKTLSNMGILPALEVILGMDDVQVRGAATDIFSYLVEYNPSMVREFVMQESQQNDDDILLINLIIEHMICDTDPELGGAVQLMGLLRTLVDPENMLATANKTEKTEFLSFFYKHCMHVLSAPLLANTTEEKPSKDDFQTCQLLALIVELLTFCVEHHTYHIKNYIINKDILRRVLVLTASQHAFLALCSLRFMRKIVGLKDEFYNRYIMRNFLFEPVVKAFLNNGSRYNLINSAIIEIFEYVRVEDVKSLTAHIIENYWKALEDVNYVQTFKGLKLRYEQQRERQDNPKLDSSMRSILRNHRFRRDARTLEDEEEMWFNDEEDLEDGEAVVPPSDKMKNDEDLMDPISKFMERKKLKEAEEKEVLSGKSSLSGKQSPSFKLSFSSSAKPSLSSPPTASLHPGSPGSPGSPGTGTRNSPPMAAVTTKGGLVGLVDYPDDDDEDDEDDEDSDNKEESPPLSKKSKLSS, from the exons ATGACTGACACTCGGAGACGGGTGAAGGTTTACACGCTGAACGAAGACCGGCAGTGGGATGACCGGGGCACGGGACACGTGTCCTCCGGATACGTGGAAAGACTCAAAGGCATGTCTCTGCTGGTGCGCGCGGAGAGCGACG GCTCTTTGCTGCTGGAGTCCAAAATCAACCCCAATACAGCATATCAGAAGCAGCAG gacaCGTTGATTGTCTGGTCTGAAGCTGAGAACTATGACCTGGCCCTTAGTTTCCAGGAGAAAGCTGGTTGTGATGAGATCTGGGAGAAGATCTGTCAG GTTCAGGGAAAGGACCCGTCGGTGGACATCACCCAGGAGCTGATCGACGAGTCCGAGGAGGAGCGTTTCGAGGACATGTCTTCTCCCGGGTTGGAATTGCCGCCGTGCGAACTCTCGCGATTGGAGGAGGTGGCCGAGCTGGTGGCATCTTCTCTGCCCTCTCCACTCCGGCGCGAGAAGCTGGCGCTGGCCCTGGAGAACGAGGGCTACATCCGTAAGCTCCTGGAGCTGTTCCGCGTTTGTGAGGACTTGGAGAACCGTGAAGGCCTGCACCACTTGTACGACATTGTCAAAGGGATTTTCCTGCTGAACCGCACCGCTCTGTTCGAGGTCATGTTCTCCGACGAGTGCATCATGGACGTGATCGGGTGCCTGGAGTTCGACCCGGCGCTGCCTCAGCCTCGCCGCCACCGCGAGTTCCTCACCACCACGGCTCGCTTCAAGGAGGTCATTCCCATTACGGACCCTGAGCTGCGTCAGAAGATCCACCAGACATATCGGGTGCAGTACATTCAGGACATGGTGCTGCCCACACCCTCTGTGTTCGAGGAGAACATGCTCTCCACTCTGCACTCATTCATCTTCTTCAACAAGGTCGAGATTGTCGGGATGCTCCAG GATGACGAGAAGTTTCTAACTGAGCTCTTTGCACAACTAACAGACGAAGCCACGGACGACGATAAACGGCAAGAACTG GTCAATTTCCTGAAGGAGTTTTGCGCATTCTCTCAGACTCTACAGCCACAAAACAGAGACGCCTTCTTCAAAACCCTCTCCAACATGGGAATCCTGCCAGCCTTGGAAGTCATACTG GGGATGGACGATGTGCAAGTGCGGGGCGCGGCCACGGATATCTTCTCGTACCTGGTGGAGTACAACCCCTCTATGGTGCGCGAGTTCGTCATGCAGGAGTCCCAGCAGAACGATGAC gatattttattgattaatcTGATCATTGAGCACATGATCTGTGATACGGACCCTGAACTGGGCGGAGCTGTTCAGCTCATGGGCTTACTGAGGACCCTGGTGGATCCTGAAAACATGCTGGCAACTGCTAAT aaaacagaaaagaccGAGTTTTTAAGTTTCTTCTATAAGCACTGTATGCACGTGCTCTCAGCTCCGTTACTGGCTAATACCACAGAGGAGAAACCCAGCAAag ATGATTTCCAGACGTGCCAGTTGTTGGCTCTGATTGTGGAGCTCCTTACCTTCTGTGTAGAACATCACACGTATCACATAAAGAACTACATCATCAACAAGGACATTTTGCGCAGAGTCCTGGTGCTCACCGCATCCCAGCATGCATTTCTAGCTCTCT GTTCTTTACGCTTTATGAGGAAAATAGTCGGCCTGAAGGACGAGTTCTACAACCGCTATATCATGAGGAACTTCCTGTTTGAACCTGTGGTAAAAGCGTTCCTCAACAACGGCTCTCGATACAACCTCATTAACTCGGCCATCATAGAGATCTTCGAATACGTCCGCGTG GAGGATGTGAAGTCTCTGACTGCTCACATCATCGAGAACTACTGGAAGGCTCTGGAGGACGTAAACTACGTCCAGACGTTTAAGGGTCTTAAGCTCCGATATGAGCAGCAGAGGGAAAGGCAGGACAACCCCAAACTCGACAG CAGCATGCGATCCATTCTGCGGAACCACCGTTTCAGGCGGGATGCCCGGACGTTAGAAGACGAGGAAGAGATGTGGTTTAATGATGAAGAAGACTTGGAGGACGGAGAGGCGGTGGTGCCCCCCTCAGACAAAATGAAGAATGACGAGGACCTGATGGATCCCATTAGCAAGTtcatggaaagaaagaaat TAAAAGAAGCGGAGGAAAAAGAGGTTTTGTCGGGGAAATCCAGCTTGTCTGGAAAACAGAGCCCCAGTTTTAAGTTGTCCTTTTCCAGCTCGGCCAAGCCCAGTCTGTCTTCACCTCCCACAGCCTCACTACATCCTGGTTCTCCTGGATCACCGGGATCCCCCGGCACGGGGACCAGGAACTCTCCACCCATGGCAGCTGTCACCACAAAG GGTGGTTTGGTGGGACTCGTGGACTATCCAGACGACGACGACGAAGACGACGAGGACGACGAAGATTCGGACAATAAAGAAGAAAGCCCTCCGCTTTCCAAGAAATCAAAGCTGAGCTCCTAA
- the smek1 gene encoding serine/threonine-protein phosphatase 4 regulatory subunit 3 isoform X2 produces the protein MTDTRRRVKVYTLNEDRQWDDRGTGHVSSGYVERLKGMSLLVRAESDGSLLLESKINPNTAYQKQQDTLIVWSEAENYDLALSFQEKAGCDEIWEKICQVQGKDPSVDITQELIDESEEERFEDMSSPGLELPPCELSRLEEVAELVASSLPSPLRREKLALALENEGYIRKLLELFRVCEDLENREGLHHLYDIVKGIFLLNRTALFEVMFSDECIMDVIGCLEFDPALPQPRRHREFLTTTARFKEVIPITDPELRQKIHQTYRVQYIQDMVLPTPSVFEENMLSTLHSFIFFNKVEIVGMLQDDEKFLTELFAQLTDEATDDDKRQELVNFLKEFCAFSQTLQPQNRDAFFKTLSNMGILPALEVILGMDDVQVRGAATDIFSYLVEYNPSMVREFVMQESQQNDDDILLINLIIEHMICDTDPELGGAVQLMGLLRTLVDPENMLATANKTEKTEFLSFFYKHCMHVLSAPLLANTTEEKPSKDDFQTCQLLALIVELLTFCVEHHTYHIKNYIINKDILRRVLVLTASQHAFLALCSLRFMRKIVGLKDEFYNRYIMRNFLFEPVVKAFLNNGSRYNLINSAIIEIFEYVRVEDVKSLTAHIIENYWKALEDVNYVQTFKGLKLRYEQQRERQDNPKLDSMRSILRNHRFRRDARTLEDEEEMWFNDEEDLEDGEAVVPPSDKMKNDEDLMDPISKFMERKKLKEAEEKEVLSGKSSLSGKQSPSFKLSFSSSAKPSLSSPPTASLHPGSPGSPGSPGTGTRNSPPMAAVTTKGGLVGLVDYPDDDDEDDEDDEDSDNKEESPPLSKKSKLSS, from the exons ATGACTGACACTCGGAGACGGGTGAAGGTTTACACGCTGAACGAAGACCGGCAGTGGGATGACCGGGGCACGGGACACGTGTCCTCCGGATACGTGGAAAGACTCAAAGGCATGTCTCTGCTGGTGCGCGCGGAGAGCGACG GCTCTTTGCTGCTGGAGTCCAAAATCAACCCCAATACAGCATATCAGAAGCAGCAG gacaCGTTGATTGTCTGGTCTGAAGCTGAGAACTATGACCTGGCCCTTAGTTTCCAGGAGAAAGCTGGTTGTGATGAGATCTGGGAGAAGATCTGTCAG GTTCAGGGAAAGGACCCGTCGGTGGACATCACCCAGGAGCTGATCGACGAGTCCGAGGAGGAGCGTTTCGAGGACATGTCTTCTCCCGGGTTGGAATTGCCGCCGTGCGAACTCTCGCGATTGGAGGAGGTGGCCGAGCTGGTGGCATCTTCTCTGCCCTCTCCACTCCGGCGCGAGAAGCTGGCGCTGGCCCTGGAGAACGAGGGCTACATCCGTAAGCTCCTGGAGCTGTTCCGCGTTTGTGAGGACTTGGAGAACCGTGAAGGCCTGCACCACTTGTACGACATTGTCAAAGGGATTTTCCTGCTGAACCGCACCGCTCTGTTCGAGGTCATGTTCTCCGACGAGTGCATCATGGACGTGATCGGGTGCCTGGAGTTCGACCCGGCGCTGCCTCAGCCTCGCCGCCACCGCGAGTTCCTCACCACCACGGCTCGCTTCAAGGAGGTCATTCCCATTACGGACCCTGAGCTGCGTCAGAAGATCCACCAGACATATCGGGTGCAGTACATTCAGGACATGGTGCTGCCCACACCCTCTGTGTTCGAGGAGAACATGCTCTCCACTCTGCACTCATTCATCTTCTTCAACAAGGTCGAGATTGTCGGGATGCTCCAG GATGACGAGAAGTTTCTAACTGAGCTCTTTGCACAACTAACAGACGAAGCCACGGACGACGATAAACGGCAAGAACTG GTCAATTTCCTGAAGGAGTTTTGCGCATTCTCTCAGACTCTACAGCCACAAAACAGAGACGCCTTCTTCAAAACCCTCTCCAACATGGGAATCCTGCCAGCCTTGGAAGTCATACTG GGGATGGACGATGTGCAAGTGCGGGGCGCGGCCACGGATATCTTCTCGTACCTGGTGGAGTACAACCCCTCTATGGTGCGCGAGTTCGTCATGCAGGAGTCCCAGCAGAACGATGAC gatattttattgattaatcTGATCATTGAGCACATGATCTGTGATACGGACCCTGAACTGGGCGGAGCTGTTCAGCTCATGGGCTTACTGAGGACCCTGGTGGATCCTGAAAACATGCTGGCAACTGCTAAT aaaacagaaaagaccGAGTTTTTAAGTTTCTTCTATAAGCACTGTATGCACGTGCTCTCAGCTCCGTTACTGGCTAATACCACAGAGGAGAAACCCAGCAAag ATGATTTCCAGACGTGCCAGTTGTTGGCTCTGATTGTGGAGCTCCTTACCTTCTGTGTAGAACATCACACGTATCACATAAAGAACTACATCATCAACAAGGACATTTTGCGCAGAGTCCTGGTGCTCACCGCATCCCAGCATGCATTTCTAGCTCTCT GTTCTTTACGCTTTATGAGGAAAATAGTCGGCCTGAAGGACGAGTTCTACAACCGCTATATCATGAGGAACTTCCTGTTTGAACCTGTGGTAAAAGCGTTCCTCAACAACGGCTCTCGATACAACCTCATTAACTCGGCCATCATAGAGATCTTCGAATACGTCCGCGTG GAGGATGTGAAGTCTCTGACTGCTCACATCATCGAGAACTACTGGAAGGCTCTGGAGGACGTAAACTACGTCCAGACGTTTAAGGGTCTTAAGCTCCGATATGAGCAGCAGAGGGAAAGGCAGGACAACCCCAAACTCGACAG CATGCGATCCATTCTGCGGAACCACCGTTTCAGGCGGGATGCCCGGACGTTAGAAGACGAGGAAGAGATGTGGTTTAATGATGAAGAAGACTTGGAGGACGGAGAGGCGGTGGTGCCCCCCTCAGACAAAATGAAGAATGACGAGGACCTGATGGATCCCATTAGCAAGTtcatggaaagaaagaaat TAAAAGAAGCGGAGGAAAAAGAGGTTTTGTCGGGGAAATCCAGCTTGTCTGGAAAACAGAGCCCCAGTTTTAAGTTGTCCTTTTCCAGCTCGGCCAAGCCCAGTCTGTCTTCACCTCCCACAGCCTCACTACATCCTGGTTCTCCTGGATCACCGGGATCCCCCGGCACGGGGACCAGGAACTCTCCACCCATGGCAGCTGTCACCACAAAG GGTGGTTTGGTGGGACTCGTGGACTATCCAGACGACGACGACGAAGACGACGAGGACGACGAAGATTCGGACAATAAAGAAGAAAGCCCTCCGCTTTCCAAGAAATCAAAGCTGAGCTCCTAA